The genomic DNA CATTGGGACTGAGTGTGAACGCTGAAACTGGAAGAGACCCCAAACTGTAGTTGAATTTTTGCAGTCTCACCCCTACTTTGTAGGATGATTCATGTGGCATGTGTGCATATTGTCTTCATTATTTCTGCATAATTTTACTGgtgtgtgcatgcctgtaaCCAAATACAGAAACATTTTCTGGATATGAGCAGATAATGAGCTACAAATAGATACAAATGACAACCAAATTGGAGCACTGTAGACATTGAGTGGATGGGGAGTGGTAAGTCTGCACTGCCTGAGTGTGTGTAGCACCAAGACCAAGACTCTATCAGTGAACTCTATCAGTGAAGCTTCAGATGTTACCAGTGTTTTATATTTGCCTGATTATAGTCGACAGCTTTTTTTGTGTATAATATGATGGACTGTGACTGCTGCAATAAACACACTTGTTGGATGTACAGTAACTAATCATAATATCAGGCAAGGGCAAGGATAGTGTTAATCAGCATAGCAAACAAAATGCTAATGGTGACACTAGAGGAACTGGAAAGATCCACAGTTCAAGTGAGAGAATCTGTTCACAGGACAACTATAAGTCATGCATTTCACAAATCTGGCCTATATGGAAAAGCGGTGAGAAGAAAGCCACAAGAAATCCCACTTGGAGTTTGCCACAAGCCATGTGAGAGACACAGCAAACATGTGGAAGAAGAACTCTGATCAGAGAGAGCAAATTTGAATTTTGTGGCCCTAGTTCAAAATACAGAAATCCAACACTGCACATCACCTCAAGCACACCATCCCCACAGTGAAACAtagtggtggcagcatcatgctaTGGAGATGCTTTTCATCAGCAGGTACTGGGAAACTGCTCAGGATTGAGTGCAATACATGGCAATTCTTGAAGAAAACCTGTAATAGTCTGCAAGAGTCTTGAGACTGGGGCGGAAGTTCACCTTCCAGTAGAATAATGACCCTAAATATACAGCCAGAGCTACACTGGAACGGTTTAAGGCAAAGAATATTAATGTCTTACAATGACCCCAATTTAAGCCCAGACCTAAATCCAACTGAGAATCTGTAGTGAGACTTGAAAATTGCTGTTCACTGACTGTCTCCATCCAATCTGGCTGAGTATTAGCTATTTTTCCAAGACGAATGGGCAAAAATTGCAGACTCCAGATGTGCAAAGCTGGTAAAGACAAACCCCAAAAGAAAACGTGGTTCTACCAACTATTGACTCAGAATACTTTATATCCAATATAAATCTGCTTTTTTGTCTTAATtattgtgtgtgtcacaacaaAAACATCCTGTGGAGTTTGAGGAGAtgtgaaagtttaaaaagtaaGAAGAAATTCTGTGGAAGCAACATTTGAGGGCAACAGCATTTCTCAACAGTGCATGGGCCAATTGATTCACAGCGTGCATGTGGCTGGGATGCCTACAGAATCGGAAAGGTCTGCAGTAAATCCTGAAGTATATCAAGACAGATGTACCTGAAATTTGACTGCACCTGACATTGATCATTGATCATGGGCAAGGGTGGCAACCTCATAGACGGCTGTTCAACCACATCAAGGTGTAATCCTGCTGGCAAACATTGTCAACTTGCTGTGCTTGAGTATCACCCAAAGGATTTTGAAGTCAAATGGAAAAAAGCTGAGCTAAACTTTCAGGATGTCTGTGCTAGACAGTTGCTGGCATCAGTCAGGCCTTCATCTGGACTAGACTAACATATTTTTAATGGGTCCAATAAACTATGAAATGAACCAGAGGAGGGTATAAAGACAAACATACTTTAATATTTTGGGAAAATAAGATCAAACGTATTGATCCTGTGGAGTAAAATTTGGATGATAATTATTGACAATGaataatgttatataatgtaatataatgtaatgtctGCTAAAAGGGTACTTGATTGTTGACTATTATCTGCTGATGATAATCAAAACTGAGGGCATTATGTTAAAGGAAGAGATGTATGTTATGGTGCACTTACTGAGTGAACAAGCACATTTGTGATCTGATGAATATGAACTGAAAAGTATGTGATTAAATATACCACACACttatataatgtttttaaatgcagtaaGAGAAGCAACTGAACAGTATTGAAATGACCTGTGCCTGTGGTGACCTCTCGCACTCAGAATAGTGCCAAAGATTAGAAGCCAGGTGCAGGTGTACGGACCTCAGCAGTATTTTGGGTATAACAGGGGACACACAGTTTTGCTGCCAGCAATAAAACTCTACTAAATTCAGCTGGATGACTTCTGgtgatatttgatttaatattttgaGACTCCAAAACTTTTTTCGAACAACGAAGTATTAGACATCCATTTACACCACAATCTCACACAGAGAAATTGTATATATTATACTTATTATAGCCTACAACATATAGTAACTGTAATATTCCAAACCAGACTACATTAGCTACATTTCCTACattaacacaaaataataatgttatgtTTAAGTCCATTTCACAAGGGTTTTTATCATGAAAATGCATTGGCTGGAGCATCTATTGCAGGTAGGCACTGCTGGCGGAGTGCAACAACGATGTCTTATGTTCCAGATGTTACAAAGGtatgtgtttatctttttttccagAATTAACTTCTCTGATACAAGCATGAATCTTTGCACTTGAGCCAATAATATTGGCTAAgggcaaaaatgtttttattattgttttaatttttctcaGAACGTGACATTtatttcaagtgtgtgtgtgtcggtgtgtgtgtgtgtgtgtactgagggTGCCTCCATCTACCCTGTAACCACAAACCCAAACTGCCcctcctccatcagctgattaCGGTAAATAATGTCAACGCTTGGCAGGAAGTGCATCTTGCGTCTAGCTGGAACATGAGGAGAAGAAACAGTTTTATACAGAGCTACTGGGACAACAAACTCATATTTTGACGGTAAAGTAACACATGTCTGACATGAAGTTATATAGCTATAACACACCACAGGCAATTGTGGTCGTAGTGTACTCCCTATTTTCTCTCGCACGGTATAGTTagctgctaatgttagcaaacaCGTTAGCTTAGTTTTATGAACGAAGTTGTTTTTGGCGTCGCTGTGCTAATATCATCATTTGTATTGTGACACAGATACTTGACTATTGAAGTACCTTTACGTGTATCCAGTTTGTAACACAGCCAATCTTTACTAGTAAAGAGTCGATAGTTAAGTCAGTGAAGCTTAGCTAGGTCCCGTTAGCTTCCTCACCAAACTTGATGAGGAACTCTTTCACATGAGTGCATCCTTTGTGCAAGGTGCTTATCATTTTTACGCTTCTCATGACCTTTTACGGATCTAAAAAAGTTCAACTCATAACTGCCAAAGTTACATATTCTAGGGTGTGTTTTTGCTGAAAAGAACTGTGGGGACTTACAGAGCAAATGGTTTCTTATGTTGAAATATTATTGGAAAAAGTGTAAGCTGTCATTTGGGACAAAAACCCAAATGAAGAATCGATGCATGGATTGATTTACAAAGAAATGATGTATTGTCTTATAGAGGTGTGTCTGCTGAGAACCCAAATGTctgtaaatgttgtgtttttaaacccAATTTGGCATCTCACATCAGAACCTATCTGGCTGGCAGTAATGAATAGTTTGATACAAAACCTATGACACTGACCAAATATGTCTCAGTAGGACTCCACACATTGATGGTTAtaatttcactttctttttgcaATCATGTGCCTTATTCAAAGCAATGCCACAAAGAACTAAACCTTTCCAAACTAATTTTCTCATATTTATCCTATAGAAAAACCATTGGGAGATGGACAGTCACAGAAGAAGCCGACCATGGGGAAAGCTAGTCAAAGTGGACTCAAGTGAAAGCGAAGTGCTGCTTTTCAACAGGGAGTGCACAGTTGGCCGAAAAAAGGGTaggtttgtttctttattttacagagTGAATAGCATGgataaatctgattttaaaaactcagttcacatttttattctccttttaaaaatgttaaaatgtgttgataCCTATCAACAAAAGACAATCCCGTCTGTAACGCAGACATTGCTGTCTGGAGCCCTTAAAACCTCCCCCTTCAAAACACAAAGCCTTCTTTAGTGCACCAAACTTAGACAGCCTCTTGTGATGATAACAAAAGGCGTCCATTGAGAACATGTGTGCAGAATATTAAGTAGGTATTTTTTGTATGGGTTTTGCTTAAGAAAAGGTTAGGCCTATATTTCCCTATGTGCTTGCTTTGTTGTTGAGGGCTTGTGGGGATCTACTTTATTACAATGCAAAACGACTAGCCTTAATTGATTAGCTCATGACTGGGCAATAAAAGGTTTTAAATACATTAGAGTAAAACACAGTTTCAGGTGTTTGCAGTAGTTTGAGTTTAAATCGTTTAAGGAATCAGTGTAAAGTACTCTTCAGAATACCCTATTCAACTGAAAAAAGAATCAATTATGTCATGTCAGAGCCCATTTATGGAGCCAAATTAATGTGCATTATGttaactttgttgttttcatgCTATTTATTTCTGGTTGTCTTGGCAGGATGTGATCTGGCTTTTCCAGCCAACAAACTGGTCTCAGGGGAGCACTGCAAGATTTTCAAAGATGAAAGCTCAGGGCTTGTGTGGCTTGAAGACATGAGGTATGATCTATATTCACCCATCAATGAATTTTAACAGCAGTACAAATTGCTGCATTATCTGATGGACAGAGCTGAATAATATGTGTTATTAGgggcatgaataaataaaacaaaaagacatgtTTAAAAGATTCACATTTGAAAGAAATAGTAAGCTTGAATTTTTAGAGctgtttaaatatgtatttgattTGTATACATGTCCTTTTATAAAACCACTTATATTGTACAATGATGCagttgcatgtttgtttgtttatagcACTAATGGCACTGTGATCAACATGTCCAAAGTGGTCAAAAAGCAAACTCAAGTACTGCAGAATGGCGACGTCATCTACTTTGTATACAGGAAAAGTGAGCCAGAACAAAGTGAGTTTTTAATTTTGCTcgactgtttttaattttcctaCCTCAATAAGATGTTTATATCAATTTATAGGAAGCaaagataaaatatgttttcttgttGCCCTGCAGACATTGCCTATGTTTACCACTCAATCACAGCGGAGCAAGCTATTTCACAAAATAGTTACTGTAAGTAGTCAGATAAAGGATAGGGTcatcatttttcaagtctgtcttaaaacaactgttcatactggctattaaaataCCCCcccaaatgtgctttcaatataAGTGATGGGAGCCTAAAGctacagtgtgtccacacagtcattttgtgatgaaactgcatttaaaaatttatctgaagcttatatgaggcttcagcagtctgtgtTATTCATATCAaatggatatctgccacatttacagtctttttagcatcaaattccctctttgtgtttccctgttgagctgtggtggaaatattgtaacaaaaagagggacttgggcactaaaaagactgcaCTGAAAGATATTTACTCGATTTGACTCATTGAACAGGAGGAGtaattacaacaacaaaaaatcagtTGTTATTCGAGCACCTAACTTAAATATTCAGACTTGAAAAAGTATGACTCTGTCCTTTAATTCATTATAACTCCTTTGTCGAGTTTTTGTCATGTAAACACTTCTATTACACAACTATAACATGTCTCACCATTAACCTTCCACCCTGTATCTGATCATCAGACATGGAGAGGTCAGCCATCAGTCCTGCTCCTGTTCCATCCTCAGATATGTCACTCTCTGTGGAGCCCGTCATGCTCACCAAGGCTCCTGATATAACTCAGGAGGAACCTCAGCCCTCTACGTCAACTTCCCACCTCTGTATTCGGAGTCCTATCACATCTGATCTTCTAGCAGCAAGAGCCGGTCCTGCCTCTGGTAAGTTCTCAGCTGACACACTGCTAAAGATGCATGATCCATTGTGGTGAGAGGAGggattttttcttttggaaTTTTAACAGTGTATCATTTGTTATTACTTGAAGTTgtcaggttttatttatttgtgtacatGAACTGTTCATATTTTTGTGCACTTTCGGGAAGAGGTTACTCAATAGTGACCAGGGGTGTCTGTGAAATCGTGGCCTcagtattatttcattttactttctATTGTGTTTTGTGGTCCTGTGACAAGTGAGAATGTCAAGCTGTTGTAACAGAAAagatatgttttcttttgtggAGACTGTACACTTGTGAACTTGTTTCAGAGTGTATGAGgcaacttaaatgaataaataaatctcttAGCAGCAAGAAGATGATTCTCACGGTTCTTTGTGATTTAACATAATACATGATGATTTATGGTTTGGTCATTTGTAAAGAACTAGTAACCATAGTGAAGGCTAAGTTGTCTTTTGATTGTAAATCctaacaaactgttttattatacAAGCTAAAGGTGCTGCCATGACACAGGGAAAAGAGATGGAAAACCTGGAGCCAGAAagcaaaaagaggaaaactggTGAGTTCACTTATTACCTCTGGGATAAATCCAGATTGGGATCTGGGATTTTTTCCGCAATCCCTCACATTAAATTTCATGCATAACAGGTCTTTACTCAGAGCTTTTGTTCTAACTCCAACACCCTCATTCAAACTCCAAGCCcagaaatgccaaaaaataaGTGCACAGATTCAGCAAGAGTTTCAGCTTCATCTCAACTAAGCCAGTTGCTTTATGTCAGATTTCATCTCTTTTAGTCATAATCATCTTGCTCAGCTTTGCACCAACATAACTAGGATTTATTTATAAGCTCTCTAAACTTTTCCTGCTATGACTTTGGAGAAGATACCAAATGTTTCAAAAAGGCAAATGTTTCACATGAGGTTCATTTCTGTTCACAGATATAGATTATGATTTTGGCTTGCCACACACGTCCAGTAAAGAAATGGCGGGGTCAACTAAGGGAAGTCTTGGGAGTCTTGTGCCTAAACAACCAGTAGAAGGGACTAAAACTGACAAGATGGAGGAATCTCTGACTTGTATTATCTGCCAGGACCTACTCCACGACTGTGTCAGGTAAGAGTCTGTCATCTGTCAGATATCCAGAGTTAGGTGCTTGATCCCTACATGTGGTCTTACCCTAGTTTGAGTTGAATAATTTTTGCTTTAGCTTGCAGCCCTGTATGCACACCTTCTGTGCTGCCTGCTACTCAGGCTGGATGGAGCGCTCTTCTCTTTGCCCCACCTGCCGCTGCCCTGTGGAGAGGATCCGTAAGAACCATATCCTCAACAACCTGGTGGAGGCCTACCTCATTCAGCACCCAGGTTTGCACAGATAATCATCATTCTAATGGTACCTTTTCATCATGACACATTGGCACTAAATGGATGGAAATAATAGCCTTACATAAGTGTTTTTATTGGTAAGTTTAATAGGGTTCACAGCCCGAAAAGCCTTGCTCTATTTCATGTTGAGGCTGACattgtgttcgtgtgtgtgttcctgttttaCAGAAAAGTGTCGCAGTGATGAGGATCTGAAGAGTATGGACAGCCGAAACAAGATCACTCAGGACATGTTGCAGCCAAAAGTTGAGCGCTACTTCTCTGATGAGGAGGGCAGTTCAGATTACCTCTTTGAGCTCTCTGACAATGACAGCGACTCCCCAGACTTCAGGTAGAAGTTTTGGCTTGgtgaaatgaatgtaaataaaagaGGACATGCACAAATCACAATGGAAACCATACATGTCATGATGCCAGCAGTGTTGGATGCGTTCTTTTTGCTTGTTTAGTGAACCAGTTCTCCATGTGATGAtttgtcattgtgtgttttttttctgtctccagtCAGCTACTGTTGTGCAGACAGTGTCCTGGCTACAAGAAGGAGGTCAGTCAGATGCTGTTTGCTACAGGGTCAAATTATTGGGTCCCCAGTGTGCCAGTCCCACCGCCTATAACTCCTCCACCCAAACCGGCATCTGATGAAGGGTCTGCAAAGCCAACAGGGGAGCAGCCCTCAACGTCCTCAAATATCGCTTCAGGTGATTATTAGAAGAGCTAAGCTAGAAAGACTAGTAGCTGAAATGAATCTTTCTGCAAAGTGCAGGATGCATTGAGCTGTTTTAATCTTGATTCTAGTAAGCAACTATAAATGGAAAATGCAGTCCACATCAGTGCTCCTGTGAATTTCCTCCTGCCTGTCATGTCTAAAAcctttctcttctcccttcctgtctgcagctccTCAGGAGTACCACTGCCCCCCTCAGGGCCGCCATCTAATCTGTACCTGCTGCCACCAGCCGATgccagacagacggacagagcTAAACAGCCCGCAGGTTATTGCTCAACAATGTGAGTGGTTACTGAGCTTGTTGCTAGCTGCAGCAGTGTAATGACTGCTGACTGAATGTGGTTGATTTAAATTCTACTGTTAGGGGAAGAAAACAACATACAGGCTGTGAAATATGAAAGGAGCTGATATAGGAAACTACATTTTATAGATAATACAAGCTAGCAAGTGCAGGTGCAACTTAAATAGTGCAAGGCCATagacatatttaatatatatatatatatatatatatatatatatatatatttttttttttattattattattattattttctttttttcttttttcaggtgTGCAATACTTGTAGAGTCACCTGATAGTGATTGTACAATCTAGCCAGCAGTTCACTTTTGTGTGGATTTATTGTTCCATTATCCCTCCCATATGTATAATGTGCTGTGTGATGGCAGGTGCGCTGTGCCAGCAACCCTTCTGTCATATGTACTGGGGCTGCCAGAGGATTGGCTGTCAAGGTTGCCTGGCTCGATTCAGTGGTATGTATCTGTTTCAGCTGAACTGCCTTCGGGGATATCCGCTGTTAGATTTATATCTGTGTAATACACTTCGATCAGtatgggattttttttgtctgttactAATATACTGTGCCTTTTTAATTGACGGGGTTCAGTCTAGAATAGTGTCTTAATGCAATATCTGTAACATTAATCATAGCTGGTCTCAAATTTAAAAGCACTCTGTGTTTCCAAAGATTTTTTATTCTCAGCAGGTTTTAAGAGGTCATTGAAATGTCTGCAAAATAAATTTAGGTTGCAGGCTTTCCTTTCACAACCAACAAAGAATACATTGATTCCACATTATGTACACATAATTAAACAAGAATCATACTTGAAGTATTCAACTTTAAGGTACgcttttgttttaataatacacatttggGAGCGAGATGAAAGCTCCATATACAGTTCAGCAGTACTGCAGAGGTGACTTTGGCTTGTGAGGAAACTTTGCTTTGGCAGCTGAACTAAAATTAAACCCGATAAATTTTTGTAGCTCTCCTCCATAAAAGCACAGCCCTAAAAATCCTCTCTGTGATGAAGCTCCTTGGGTATTTATTTCTACTTATTTGAGTGTGAGAAGTATGCTGAAGGTTTTGGGGGAGGAATCCCCCATTTGTCTTACAGAACTCAATCTGACAGACAAATGTATGGATGGTGTGCTGAACAACAATAACTATGAGTCAGAGATTCTTCAGGTAAGAATgttgaatgaaagaaaatgttctAACAGTTGTCAACAGTTTTGGCCTtcagtttgttatttttatactagaatgcattatgtgtttttaatcagtgGTGTAGGTCTGATTGGATATCAGCAAACATACTGACCTTAGCCATGAAGTGA from Scomber japonicus isolate fScoJap1 chromosome 9, fScoJap1.pri, whole genome shotgun sequence includes the following:
- the chfr gene encoding E3 ubiquitin-protein ligase CHFR, whose amino-acid sequence is MDSHRRSRPWGKLVKVDSSESEVLLFNRECTVGRKKGCDLAFPANKLVSGEHCKIFKDESSGLVWLEDMSTNGTVINMSKVVKKQTQVLQNGDVIYFVYRKSEPEQNIAYVYHSITAEQAISQNSYYMERSAISPAPVPSSDMSLSVEPVMLTKAPDITQEEPQPSTSTSHLCIRSPITSDLLAARAGPASAKGAAMTQGKEMENLEPESKKRKTDIDYDFGLPHTSSKEMAGSTKGSLGSLVPKQPVEGTKTDKMEESLTCIICQDLLHDCVSLQPCMHTFCAACYSGWMERSSLCPTCRCPVERIRKNHILNNLVEAYLIQHPEKCRSDEDLKSMDSRNKITQDMLQPKVERYFSDEEGSSDYLFELSDNDSDSPDFSQLLLCRQCPGYKKEVSQMLFATGSNYWVPSVPVPPPITPPPKPASDEGSAKPTGEQPSTSSNIASAPQEYHCPPQGRHLICTCCHQPMPDRRTELNSPQVIAQQCALCQQPFCHMYWGCQRIGCQGCLARFSELNLTDKCMDGVLNNNNYESEILQNYLSSRGKSWRDLLQEAVQGLQQGNYYLTDCRISANTIVCFCCGLQTFKELAYKYRQNIPPSELPAAVTSRPDCYWGRNCRTQVKAHHAVKFNHICEQTRFKS